A single Scleropages formosus chromosome 4, fSclFor1.1, whole genome shotgun sequence DNA region contains:
- the pnpt1 gene encoding polyribonucleotide nucleotidyltransferase 1, mitochondrial yields MAAHRLCGTMRAFHSQKMERVALGVRQFLGFGSEVVRGSMRRCHESAWSRHGKVRRVGVELGERKLEISTGKLARFADGSSVVQLGETSVMVTAVSKSKPTASQFMPLVVDYRQKSAAAGRIPTNYLRRELGTTDVEILTSRLIDRSIRPLFPAGYFYDTQVLCNLLAVDGVNNPDVLAINGASAALAVSDIPWNGPVGAVRMGIVDGEFVVNPTRREMASSTLNLVVASAPLSQIVMMEAAAENVLQQDFCHAVKVGVKHAQQVILAIQQLAREHGVEKRTPAKLFTAVPEMAETTRQLAAEKIYAVFTDYSHDKVSRDEAINKIRLDTEEQLKEKYPKAEPYDGIEAFNAVSKEIFRNLVLNEYKRCDGRDLTSLRDISCEVDLFEPLHGSALFQRGQTQVFCTVTFDSIESSIKTDLVTSALSGVKEKNFMLHYEFPPYATNEIGKLGGTNRRELGHGALAEKGLKPVIPKDFPFTVRVTSEVLESNGSSSMASVCGGSLALMDAGVPISAPVAGVAIGLVSKANPEKQSEIQDYRLLTDILGIEDYNGDMDFKMAGTSKGITALQADVKIPGIPLKIVMEAIQQATVAKKEILGIMNKTIAKPRAKRKENGPVVETVRVPISRRARFVGPGGYNLRKLQVETGVTISQVDEETFSVFAPTPGAMSEAQEFIREICKDDQEQQLEFGAVYTATITEIRDAGVMVKLYPNMSAVLLHNSQLDHKRIKHPSALGLEVGQQIQVKYFGRDPTDGRMRLSRKVLQSPAATVVRTLSDKHSIAMGTGSNQAADTP; encoded by the exons ATGGCAGCTCATAGACTATGCGGCACCATGAGGGCTTTTCATTCACAAAAGATGGAGCGTGTCGCTCTCGGCGTGAGACAGTTCCTCGGCTTCGGCTCCGAGGTCGTGCGGGGGAGCATGCGACGGTGTCACGAGAGCGCATGGAGCAGACACGGCAAAGTGAGACGAGTGGGCGTGGAGCTGGGAGAAAG AAAACTCGAAATCTCCACCGGCAAACTGGCCAGATTCGCTGACGGGTCTTCTGTCGTTCAG CTCGGAGAAACGTCTGTTATGGTGACAGCTGTCAGCAAGTCGAAACCCACCGCCTCTCAGTTCATGCCACTGGTT GTGGACTACAGACAGAAATCCGCGGCTGCGGGGAGGATCCCGACCAACTATCTGCGCAGGGAGCTTGGCACGACGGATGTCGAGATCCTCACCAGCAGGCTGATAG ACCGCTCCATCAGGCCTCTCTTCCCTGCTGGCTATTTCTATGACACGCAG GTGCTGTGCAACCTGTTAGCCGTCGATGGAGTGAATAACCCGGACGTACTCGCTATAAACGGAG CATCGGCTGCCCTGGCCGTCTCTGACATCCCCTGGAACGGTCCCGTTG GTGCGGTACGCATGGGTATCGTGGACGGGGAGTTTGTGGTGAACCCGACTCGCAGGGAAATGGCCTCCAGCACGCTGAACCTGGTGGTGGCCAGCGCTCCCCTTAGTCAAATAG TGATGATGGAGGCGGCTGCCGAGAACGTGCTGCAGCAGGACTTCTGCCATGCCGTCAAGGTGGGGGTGAAGCACGCGCAGCAGGTCATCCTGGCCATCCAGCAGCTGGCCCGTGAGCACGGTGTGGAAAAGCGCACGCCCGCCAAGCTCTTCACAGCCGTCCCCGAAATGGCGGAGACCACGCGCCA GTTGGCAGCAGAAAAGATCTATGCAGTTTTCACAGATTATTCCCATGACAAG GTTTCTAGAGATGAGGCCATCAACAAGATACGCCTGGACACCGAGGAGCAGTTGAAAG AAAAATATCCGAAAGCGGAACCTTACGATGGGATTGAGGCCTTCAACGCGGTTTCCAAGGAGATCTTCCGTAACCTGGTGCTCAACGAGTACAAAAG GTGCGACGGGCGGGATCTCACATCCCTGAGGGACATATCCTGCGAGGTGGACCTTTTTGAGCCTCTTCACGGCTCGGCGCTCTTTCAGAGGGGTCAGACGCAG gtTTTCTGTACTGTGACTTTCGACTCTATAGAATCAAGTATTAAAACTGACCTGGTCACTTCTGCTTTAAG tggagtgaaagaaaaaaattttatgcTGCACTATGAA TTCCCTCCCTACGCAACCAATGAGATTGGGAAGCTGGGTGGGACCAACAGGAGGGAGCTTGGCCACG GGGCCTTGGCGGAGAAGGGTCTGAAACCTGTCATTCCCAAAGACTTCCCCTTCACTGTAAGAGTGACCTCAGAAGTTCTGGAGTCTAACG GGTCTTCGTCCATGGCCTCGGTATGTGGAGGAAGCCTGGCCTTAATGGATGCAG GTGTGCCAATTTCAGCCCCTGTTGCGGGCGTTGCTATCGGCCTCGTCTCCAAAGCCAACCCAGAGAAACAATCGGAAATCCAGGACTACAGACTGCTAACGGACATCCTG GGAATAGAAGATTATAATGGAGACATGGATTTCAAAATGGCTGGTACCAGCAAAGGCATCACCGCTTTACAG GCTGATGTAAAGATTCCTGGAATACCTCTGAAAATTGTAATGGAAGCTATTCAGCAAGCCACAG tggctAAAAAAGAGATATTGGGCATCATGAACAAGACGATTGCTAAGCCAAGAGCCAAAAGAAAGGAGAATGGTCCAGTCGTTG AGACCGTTCGGGTACCTATTTCTAGAAGGGCACGGTTTGTTGGTCCTGGCGGGTACAACTTGCGTAAACTGCAAGTGGAGACAG GTGTAACCATCAGCCAGGTGGATGAGGAGACCTTTTCTGTGTTCGCTCCAACCCCTGGTGCTATGAGCGAGGCCCAGGAATTCATAAGAGAAATCTGCAAAGATGAT CAAGAGCAACAGCTGGAGTTTGGGGCAGTCTACACAGCAACTATCACTGAAATAAG AGATGCTGGAGTCATGGTCAAGTTGTACCCAAATATGAGTGCTGTTTTACTTCACAATTCCCAGCTGGACCACAAAAGG ATCAAACACCCCAGTGCCCTCGGGCTGGAGGTTGGGCAGCAGATTCAG GTTAAATACTTTGGACGTGACCCAACAGATGGACGGATGCGACTCTCGCGCAAAGTGCTTCAGTCTCCCGCAGCCACAGTTGTGAGGACGCTGAGCGACAAGCACAGCATCGCCATGGGGACGGGCAGCAACCAGGCCGCAGACACGCCGTAA